In Patescibacteria group bacterium, a genomic segment contains:
- a CDS encoding aminotransferase class IV — MSKNLIFYVNGKFVSKDKARVSILDLGLIRGYGVFDFLRTYNGKPFKLDEHLKRLQNSAKQIGLECPPISQIKQMTIKTLAKNNLPEANIKILLTGGVSLDQITPADKPTLAVIITPAISFPVAYYEKGIKVVTVPFGRSYHLAKTINYIPAILALKIAKKKKAIEALYTNKRGEVLEGTTSSFFIFKNGNLITPQDEILKGITRQVVIDLAKKEFKTVFRPIKYQELEEIDEAFITASNKEVMPVVQIDNLTVGNGRVGENTKRIMELFHDFSRGARNK; from the coding sequence ATGTCTAAAAACCTTATTTTTTACGTTAATGGAAAATTTGTTTCTAAAGACAAAGCCAGGGTTTCCATTCTTGACCTTGGCCTTATCCGTGGCTACGGGGTTTTTGATTTTTTAAGAACCTACAATGGTAAGCCCTTTAAACTTGACGAGCACTTGAAACGCCTGCAAAATTCTGCCAAACAAATTGGTCTTGAATGTCCACCCATTAGTCAAATCAAACAAATGACCATTAAAACTTTAGCTAAAAACAACCTGCCTGAAGCCAATATCAAAATTCTATTAACCGGCGGCGTAAGTTTAGACCAAATCACACCGGCCGATAAACCAACCTTGGCCGTGATTATAACTCCGGCGATTAGTTTCCCCGTCGCTTATTATGAAAAGGGCATTAAAGTTGTCACGGTTCCTTTCGGCAGATCTTACCATTTGGCGAAAACAATAAATTATATTCCGGCGATTTTAGCTTTAAAAATTGCCAAAAAGAAAAAAGCCATCGAGGCGCTTTACACCAACAAAAGGGGAGAAGTCCTGGAAGGAACAACAAGCAGTTTTTTTATCTTCAAGAACGGGAATTTGATTACGCCCCAAGATGAAATCTTAAAGGGAATAACGCGCCAGGTTGTTATTGACCTTGCCAAAAAAGAATTCAAAACGGTTTTTAGGCCGATTAAATATCAAGAGCTTGAGGAAATCGATGAGGCTTTCATTACGGCCAGCAATAAAGAAGTTATGCCCGTTGTCCAGATTGATAATCTCACGGTGGGAAACGGCAGAGTGGGAGAAAACACCAAAAGGATAATGGAGCTTTTTCATGATTTTTCCCGAGGGGCAAGAAACAAATGA